One Streptomyces sp. SAI-135 DNA segment encodes these proteins:
- a CDS encoding SGNH/GDSL hydrolase family protein — MRRSRFAAYVGSLLLALAAVLTGTGTAHAAEGPYVALGDSYSSGVGAGSYISSSGDCKRSTKAYPYLWAAAHSPSSFAFTACSGARTGDVLANQLTPLSSATALVSISIGGNDAGFADVMTTCVLQSDSSCLSRINTAKAYVDSTLPGRLDTVYAQISGRAPNAHVVVLGYPRFYQLGTTCLGLSETKRKAINDAADYLDNAIAKRAADHGFTWGDVRSAFTGHELCSGSAWLHSLNLLNIGESYHPTAAGQSGGYLPVLNSAA, encoded by the coding sequence ATGAGACGTTCCCGATTTGCCGCGTACGTCGGCTCACTCCTCCTCGCCCTCGCCGCAGTCCTCACCGGGACGGGCACCGCCCACGCCGCCGAGGGCCCCTATGTGGCCCTGGGGGACTCCTATTCCTCGGGTGTCGGCGCGGGCAGCTACATCAGTTCCAGCGGCGACTGCAAGCGCAGCACGAAGGCCTACCCCTACCTCTGGGCGGCCGCCCACTCACCCTCGTCGTTCGCGTTCACCGCGTGCTCGGGCGCCCGTACGGGTGATGTTCTGGCGAACCAGCTGACCCCGCTCAGCTCCGCCACCGCGCTCGTCTCCATCAGCATCGGAGGCAACGACGCCGGCTTCGCCGACGTCATGACGACCTGTGTGCTCCAGTCCGACAGCTCCTGCCTGTCCCGGATCAACACCGCGAAGGCGTACGTCGACTCGACCCTCCCGGGCCGACTCGACACCGTCTACGCGCAGATCAGCGGCAGGGCGCCCAACGCCCACGTGGTCGTCCTCGGCTACCCCCGCTTCTACCAGCTCGGCACCACCTGCCTCGGCCTCTCCGAGACCAAGCGCAAGGCCATCAACGACGCCGCCGACTACCTCGACAACGCCATCGCCAAGCGGGCCGCGGACCACGGCTTCACCTGGGGCGACGTCCGCTCCGCCTTCACCGGCCACGAGCTGTGCTCCGGCAGCGCCTGGCTGCACAGCCTCAACCTGCTCAACATCGGCGAGTCCTACCACCCGACCGCGGCCGGCCAGTCCGGCGGCTACCTCCCGGTCCTGAACAGCGCGGCCTGA
- a CDS encoding S8 family peptidase, protein MAQLRSKKFRFAAITTLATTALVGGLTALPAEAAPAEGRVLAAGSPTAVKDSYIVTLKKNAGFKASSGEGKGLIKEYGGTVRKTFGSALNGYTATLSATEAKRLAADPSVASVEQNQTVHLADTTQSSAPWGLDRIDQAALPLSGTYTYPDSAGSGVTAYVIDTGVRITHTQISGRASYGYDAVDGDTTAADGNGHGTHVATTIAGSTYGVAKKAKIVAVRVLDNAGSGTTAGVIAGIDWVTGNHSGPSVANLSLGGGASTTLDTAVRNSIASGVTYAVAAGNSSANASSYSPARVTEAITVGATTSTDARASYSNYGSVLDIFAPGSSITAGWYTSDTATNTISGTSMATPHVAGAAAVYLAGHTSATPAQVATALVGGATSNVVTSPGSGSPNKLLKLVP, encoded by the coding sequence ATGGCACAACTGCGTAGCAAGAAGTTCCGGTTCGCCGCGATAACCACCCTGGCGACCACCGCCCTCGTCGGCGGGCTCACCGCCCTGCCCGCCGAGGCCGCCCCGGCCGAGGGCCGGGTCCTCGCCGCCGGCTCCCCCACGGCCGTCAAGGACAGCTACATCGTCACGCTCAAGAAGAACGCGGGCTTCAAGGCCTCGTCCGGCGAGGGCAAGGGGCTCATCAAGGAGTACGGCGGGACCGTCAGGAAGACCTTCGGCTCCGCGCTCAACGGCTACACCGCCACGCTCTCCGCGACCGAGGCGAAAAGACTCGCCGCCGACCCGTCGGTGGCCTCCGTGGAGCAGAACCAGACCGTCCACCTGGCCGACACCACCCAGTCCAGCGCGCCTTGGGGCCTGGACCGCATCGACCAGGCCGCGCTCCCGCTCTCCGGCACCTACACCTACCCGGACTCCGCGGGCAGCGGCGTCACGGCGTACGTCATCGACACCGGCGTCCGCATCACCCACACCCAGATCAGCGGACGCGCCTCTTACGGTTACGACGCGGTCGACGGCGACACCACCGCCGCCGACGGCAACGGCCACGGCACCCATGTGGCCACCACGATCGCGGGCTCCACCTACGGCGTCGCCAAGAAGGCGAAGATCGTGGCGGTGCGCGTGCTCGACAACGCCGGCTCCGGCACCACCGCGGGCGTCATCGCGGGCATCGACTGGGTGACCGGCAACCACTCCGGTCCCTCGGTCGCCAACCTCTCGCTCGGCGGCGGCGCGTCCACCACCCTGGACACCGCCGTCAGGAACTCCATCGCGAGCGGCGTCACCTACGCCGTCGCGGCGGGCAACAGCAGCGCCAACGCCTCCTCGTACTCCCCGGCACGCGTCACCGAGGCGATCACCGTCGGCGCCACCACCAGCACGGACGCGCGGGCCAGCTACTCCAACTACGGCTCGGTGCTCGACATCTTCGCCCCCGGCTCCTCCATCACGGCGGGCTGGTACACCAGCGACACCGCGACCAACACCATCTCCGGTACGTCGATGGCGACCCCGCACGTCGCGGGCGCGGCCGCGGTCTACCTCGCCGGGCACACCTCGGCCACCCCGGCCCAGGTCGCCACGGCCCTGGTGGGCGGTGCCACGTCCAACGTGGTCACCAGCCCGGGCAGCGGTTCGCCCAACAAGCTCCTGAAGCTCGTCCCGTAG
- a CDS encoding GNAT family N-acetyltransferase, producing the protein MDISVYRPGELSAADRVAWTALQSKAHLQGSPGLGNPFLAPEFTLAVGRCRRGVRIAVVREQGEPAAFFPFQRTATGVGRAVGLGVSDAQGLVHRPGFTWDARELLRACGLAVWEFDHLVEGQGPFEARATGSFPSPVMDIDQGYDAYLAGLRERSPKFTRTTLAKERRLLRSARAVRYVHDERDPAALRTLMDWKSAQYRRTGRSDRFAHAWITRLVEQLFHTRPEPFAGILSVLYADGKPVAAHFGLRTERVLACWFPAYDPEYAKYSPGLILHLRMAEAAAADGVAYLDLGRGQKEYKDSLKTRELTVSEGWVTRRHPVAVGHRARRVPVRALRNAVVARPELFEPADRLLKKVGKIRSGVTTTVKTTKT; encoded by the coding sequence GTGGACATCAGCGTGTACCGCCCCGGCGAGCTCAGCGCGGCCGACCGGGTGGCGTGGACCGCTCTGCAGTCCAAGGCCCATCTCCAGGGCTCGCCCGGTCTCGGGAACCCTTTTCTGGCCCCCGAGTTCACGCTCGCGGTGGGCCGGTGCAGGCGGGGCGTACGGATCGCCGTCGTACGGGAGCAGGGCGAGCCCGCCGCCTTCTTCCCCTTCCAGCGCACCGCAACCGGTGTCGGCCGGGCCGTCGGCCTCGGCGTCTCGGACGCCCAGGGGCTGGTGCACCGGCCCGGATTCACCTGGGACGCACGGGAGTTGCTGCGCGCCTGCGGCCTGGCCGTGTGGGAGTTCGACCATCTGGTGGAGGGCCAGGGGCCGTTCGAGGCGCGGGCCACCGGCAGCTTCCCCTCCCCGGTCATGGACATCGACCAGGGATACGACGCCTATCTGGCGGGGCTGCGGGAGCGTTCGCCGAAGTTCACCCGTACCACCCTCGCCAAGGAGCGCAGACTGCTCCGCTCGGCGCGTGCGGTGCGCTACGTCCACGACGAACGGGATCCGGCGGCCCTGCGCACCCTGATGGACTGGAAGTCCGCCCAGTACCGCAGGACCGGCCGCAGCGACCGCTTCGCGCACGCGTGGATCACCCGGCTGGTGGAGCAGCTGTTCCACACCCGGCCGGAGCCGTTCGCCGGGATCCTCTCGGTGCTGTACGCCGACGGGAAGCCGGTCGCCGCCCACTTCGGGCTGCGCACCGAACGCGTCCTCGCCTGCTGGTTCCCGGCGTACGACCCGGAGTACGCGAAGTACTCCCCGGGCCTGATCCTGCATCTGCGCATGGCCGAGGCGGCCGCCGCCGACGGTGTCGCGTACCTCGATCTGGGCCGGGGGCAGAAGGAGTACAAGGACTCCCTGAAGACACGGGAACTGACCGTGTCGGAGGGGTGGGTGACCCGCAGGCACCCGGTCGCGGTCGGACACCGCGCCCGCCGGGTCCCGGTGCGGGCACTGCGCAACGCCGTGGTGGCGCGACCGGAGCTGTTCGAACCCGCCGACAGGTTGCTGAAGAAGGTGGGAAAGATCCGCTCCGGCGTGACCACGACGGTCAAAACAACAAAAACGTGA
- a CDS encoding glycosyltransferase family 2 protein, whose product MSSVLHPAAAGQDVPTAGQYRPISTHLAIAPPVSVVIPAMNEAENLPYVFKTLPDWIHEVILVDGNSTDDTVAVARELWPEVKVVKQHGKGKGDALITGFEACTGDIVVMIDADGSADGNEIVSYVSALVSGADFAKGSRFANGGGTDDMTFIRKLGNWALCTIVNRKFGARYTDLCYGYNAFWRHCLDKIDLDCTGFEVETLMNIRVVKAGLKVQEIPSHEYLRIHGASNLRAVRDGFRVLKVILGERSNRRALRRRAHRSPMLDARRGEVS is encoded by the coding sequence ATGAGTTCAGTTCTGCACCCGGCGGCTGCGGGCCAGGATGTGCCGACAGCCGGCCAGTACCGGCCGATCTCCACTCACCTGGCCATAGCGCCACCGGTGAGTGTGGTCATACCCGCCATGAACGAGGCGGAGAACCTTCCGTACGTCTTCAAGACCCTTCCGGACTGGATCCACGAAGTGATCCTGGTGGACGGCAACTCCACGGACGACACCGTCGCGGTGGCCCGCGAGCTGTGGCCCGAGGTGAAGGTGGTGAAGCAGCACGGCAAGGGCAAGGGGGACGCCCTGATCACCGGGTTCGAGGCCTGCACCGGTGACATCGTCGTCATGATCGACGCGGACGGCTCGGCCGACGGCAACGAGATCGTCTCCTACGTCTCCGCCCTGGTCTCGGGCGCGGACTTCGCCAAGGGGTCCCGCTTCGCCAACGGCGGCGGCACCGACGACATGACCTTCATCCGCAAGCTCGGCAACTGGGCACTGTGCACCATCGTCAACCGCAAGTTCGGCGCCCGCTACACGGATCTCTGCTACGGGTACAACGCCTTCTGGCGGCACTGCCTCGACAAGATCGACCTCGACTGCACGGGCTTCGAGGTGGAGACCCTGATGAACATCCGGGTCGTCAAGGCGGGGCTGAAGGTCCAGGAGATACCGAGCCACGAGTACCTGCGCATCCACGGCGCGAGCAATCTGCGGGCCGTGCGGGACGGGTTCCGGGTGCTCAAGGTGATCCTCGGGGAGCGGTCCAACCGGCGTGCGCTGCGCCGCCGCGCCCACCGGTCGCCGATGCTCGACGCGCGCCGGGGTGAGGTGTCTTGA
- a CDS encoding glycosyltransferase family 2 protein → MSGPGVSVVICVYTEDRWEDILAAVASVRTQAYPALETLLVVDHNPALLDRLGKEYKEVPEVRVFANAGPRGLSAGRNTGIAAARGEVIAFLDDDAVAERDWLRHFAGAYTDPKVMAVGGRTVPIWASGRRPDWFPEEFDWVVGCTYRGIPSGLVRVRNVLGGNASFRRSAFDAAGGFATGIGRDGDKRPLGCEETELCIRLSRARPDAVLLIDDRAVIHHRVPEAREHFGYFRTRAWAEGLSKALVARSVGAGRGLESERRYATRVLPAGVVRGLRDAALARPGGAGRAGAIVAGVLTAAGGYVVGSVRARRAGTTFGVVEIEGDRDG, encoded by the coding sequence TTGAGCGGTCCCGGCGTCTCCGTCGTGATCTGCGTGTACACCGAGGACCGCTGGGAGGACATCCTCGCGGCGGTCGCCTCGGTGCGGACGCAGGCGTACCCGGCCCTGGAGACGCTGCTGGTCGTCGACCACAATCCGGCGCTCCTCGACCGGCTGGGCAAGGAGTACAAGGAGGTTCCGGAGGTCCGCGTGTTCGCCAACGCGGGCCCCCGGGGCCTGTCCGCGGGCCGCAACACGGGGATCGCGGCCGCGCGCGGTGAGGTGATCGCCTTCCTGGACGACGACGCCGTCGCCGAACGCGACTGGCTGCGGCACTTCGCCGGGGCCTACACCGATCCGAAGGTCATGGCGGTCGGCGGCCGTACGGTGCCGATCTGGGCGTCGGGGCGCCGGCCCGACTGGTTCCCGGAGGAGTTCGACTGGGTGGTGGGCTGCACCTACCGGGGCATCCCGTCCGGACTGGTCCGGGTCCGCAACGTCCTGGGCGGCAACGCCTCCTTCCGCCGCAGCGCCTTCGACGCGGCGGGCGGCTTCGCCACCGGCATCGGGCGGGACGGCGACAAGCGCCCGCTGGGCTGCGAGGAGACGGAGCTGTGCATCCGGCTGAGCCGGGCCCGACCGGACGCGGTCCTGCTGATCGACGACCGGGCGGTGATCCACCACCGGGTGCCCGAGGCGCGCGAGCACTTCGGGTACTTCCGCACACGCGCCTGGGCGGAGGGCCTGTCCAAGGCGCTGGTGGCCCGAAGTGTGGGCGCCGGCAGAGGACTTGAGTCGGAGCGCCGGTACGCCACCCGGGTGCTGCCGGCCGGGGTGGTGCGCGGGCTGCGGGACGCCGCGCTGGCCCGGCCGGGCGGGGCGGGCCGGGCGGGCGCGATCGTCGCCGGGGTGCTCACGGCGGCCGGCGGGTACGTGGTCGGCAGCGTCCGGGCGCGGCGGGCGGGAACCACGTTCGGGGTCGTGGAGATCGAGGGTGACAGAGATGGCTGA
- a CDS encoding polysaccharide deacetylase family protein produces MAEPPVPILMYHSVATDPNDATRTLSVSPAAFAQQMQLVAELGLTPIRTADLAARWRTGRPLPARPLLITFDDGYEGVHRHALPVLVKHGFPATVFVSTGWIRGAHDTGGGLDTMLDWDQVRELAAADVEIGGHTHTHPQLDQLDDTALRHELIHSREIVTDEVGTAPVSLAYPYGYSSRRVREAVRETGYGQALAVNNALARRRQGPYALTRLTVRRATTAEEFERLVQGRAITRAFARDRALTKGYALVRRARQVRRKVSRSRV; encoded by the coding sequence ATGGCTGAGCCGCCCGTACCCATCCTCATGTACCACTCGGTCGCCACCGACCCGAACGACGCGACCCGCACCCTGTCGGTGTCTCCGGCGGCCTTCGCCCAACAGATGCAGCTGGTCGCCGAGTTGGGGCTCACCCCGATCAGGACGGCGGATCTCGCGGCCCGTTGGCGCACCGGTCGGCCCCTGCCCGCGCGGCCCCTGCTGATCACCTTCGACGACGGCTACGAGGGCGTCCACCGGCACGCCCTGCCCGTACTGGTCAAGCACGGCTTCCCGGCCACGGTGTTCGTCTCCACCGGCTGGATCCGCGGCGCCCACGACACCGGCGGTGGCCTGGACACCATGCTGGACTGGGACCAGGTCCGCGAACTCGCCGCGGCGGACGTCGAGATCGGCGGTCACACCCACACGCACCCCCAGCTCGACCAGCTCGACGACACCGCGCTGCGGCACGAGCTGATCCACTCCAGGGAGATCGTCACCGACGAGGTCGGCACCGCGCCGGTCTCGCTCGCCTACCCGTACGGCTACTCCAGCCGCCGGGTGCGCGAGGCGGTGCGCGAGACGGGCTACGGCCAGGCGCTCGCCGTGAACAACGCGCTCGCACGGCGCCGCCAGGGGCCGTACGCGCTGACGCGGCTGACCGTGCGCCGTGCCACCACGGCCGAGGAGTTCGAGCGGCTCGTCCAGGGCCGTGCGATCACCAGGGCCTTCGCCAGGGACCGTGCCCTCACCAAGGGGTACGCGTTGGTCCGAAGAGCACGACAGGTCCGCCGGAAGGTCTCCCGTTCCCGTGTCTGA
- a CDS encoding lipopolysaccharide biosynthesis protein, with translation MSDTTTTTEPESTAAKAPEQSGRRLRLPGLGRGGGGSGGSQLFRNAYALMLNTGISAVLGLGFWLAAARYYSESAVGQGSAAIAAMKLLAGLTAVTLTGALARFIPVAGRATGRLIARTYAGSSVLVAIAAGVFLLTLDVWGPSYRFLHGPVNGLGFIAAVVAWNVLTLQDGVLTGLRSALWVPVGNTVFSAVKLGLLVAFAVAIPTAGVFVSWVAAIAVSVLPLGWLVFRRLAPRHVQATEDQAEPPSLREIGRFLAGDYTGSLFSLAVVYLVPVIVASQVSSQDNAYFYITTTIGGTCNLLAINMGASLTVEGSHDPGRLAANTRAALRRMARIMLPVAGVLFFGAPWILGVFGAGYADAATPLLRWFAVGAVLRVVMETYFAVLRAQSRTSGLAWLQGLLCAMVLGLTLLLLPRMGLTGAGVAEISSLAVIVAIAAPRLYRTVRHAPAAEVPAAAAPDGDLADLGAREVPAAGRARRPGWALDQDTLALGIHVDFDHQERRPDVRPGPGTPPTGTPVPGLTRDRPTWALRKPPDVGLPTEQREPGSESSVGPSETEVDAPFEVAFDAGKETGPPEELPVPEEAPRPAEPPRSLSLRERLRPSRLGVFLGCLLAVALLLYWVPALGLDEADLDRMGGLGLISVLPLPTLAGAALLVVVFASLLWLGREHKALLLLTLVATVVSLHALPAVIEAEPRFATAWQHLGFIDHIDRTGSAVPDLDARWSWPGFFAVAAFVAQACGVTDFTEVIRWWPTAIQLAYLAPMFLLVRHMRASWRAKWTGIWIFVLSGWVGQDYFSPQGFTYLLYLVFVAVLLVWFRAPRVIWTKRRPGEAEVEPTDRRQRAVLLAVVIGLFAASVPAHQLTPFVMLGVLTVLVLIGRSELRGLPVLFAVMVTAWIGWMAEPYWSGHFDDLFGGVGGVGGNVSSSVSGRIEGGSSTHKLVLYVRVLLAGGVMALACYGWWRRREHKYREAALLVLTFVPFLGFGMQSYGGEMALRVFMFALPGAGLLAALALFPRTGVTAKEREKDRVSLAPVAALMAGLLLIGGFLVARWGNEPFERIQPGEVAAMDYVYAHDDPSVRVLWLSNDTVDNVTPAMPWGAKDMEKVSYVPTLAPADPVLVSSLVKALRDAGPNSYLMVNVSQVTYLRLDVGYSRTWEPRLLDNLDSRKELKRVLTNDDVTMYALREQPAGKVPKADPGPIGPQVTWTPWSVVGALAAVALILLLSAREVVRVAVRPSVRQLRWLQSSFWFSLPLLAVFLAALVQRFLTMK, from the coding sequence GTGTCTGACACGACGACCACGACCGAGCCCGAGTCGACCGCGGCGAAGGCGCCCGAGCAGTCGGGGCGCCGACTTCGGCTGCCCGGCCTCGGCAGAGGCGGGGGCGGAAGCGGCGGCAGTCAGCTCTTCCGCAACGCCTACGCGCTGATGCTCAACACCGGGATCTCCGCGGTGCTCGGCCTCGGCTTCTGGCTGGCGGCCGCCCGCTACTACTCCGAGTCGGCAGTAGGCCAGGGCTCCGCCGCGATCGCCGCGATGAAGCTCCTCGCGGGTCTGACCGCGGTGACCCTGACCGGGGCGCTGGCCCGCTTCATACCGGTCGCGGGCCGGGCCACCGGGCGCCTCATCGCCCGTACGTACGCGGGCAGTTCGGTGCTCGTGGCGATCGCCGCCGGGGTCTTCCTGCTCACCCTGGACGTGTGGGGGCCGTCGTACCGGTTCCTGCACGGGCCGGTGAACGGCCTCGGCTTCATCGCCGCCGTCGTCGCCTGGAACGTGCTCACCCTCCAGGACGGCGTGCTGACCGGACTGCGCAGCGCGCTGTGGGTGCCGGTCGGCAACACCGTGTTCTCCGCGGTCAAGCTGGGACTCCTGGTCGCGTTCGCGGTGGCGATCCCGACGGCCGGTGTCTTCGTGTCGTGGGTCGCCGCGATCGCCGTCTCGGTGCTGCCGCTCGGCTGGCTGGTGTTCCGGCGCCTGGCGCCGCGCCATGTGCAGGCGACCGAGGACCAGGCCGAGCCGCCGTCCCTCAGGGAGATCGGGCGGTTCCTGGCGGGCGACTACACCGGCTCGCTGTTCTCGCTCGCCGTGGTCTATCTGGTCCCGGTGATCGTGGCCTCCCAGGTCAGCTCCCAGGACAACGCGTACTTCTACATCACCACGACGATCGGCGGCACCTGCAACCTGCTCGCCATCAACATGGGCGCCTCCCTGACCGTCGAGGGCTCGCACGACCCGGGCCGGCTGGCCGCCAACACCCGTGCCGCGCTCAGGCGGATGGCGCGGATCATGCTGCCGGTGGCCGGGGTCCTGTTCTTCGGGGCGCCCTGGATCCTCGGCGTGTTCGGGGCGGGGTACGCGGACGCGGCCACCCCGCTGTTGCGCTGGTTCGCGGTCGGCGCGGTGCTCCGGGTCGTCATGGAGACGTACTTCGCGGTGCTGCGCGCACAGAGCCGCACCTCCGGACTCGCCTGGTTGCAGGGCCTGTTGTGTGCCATGGTGCTCGGTCTGACGCTGTTGCTCCTGCCCCGGATGGGGCTGACCGGAGCGGGCGTCGCCGAGATCTCCTCGCTCGCGGTGATCGTCGCGATCGCCGCGCCCCGGCTGTACCGGACGGTCCGGCACGCCCCGGCCGCCGAGGTGCCCGCGGCCGCCGCCCCGGACGGCGACCTCGCCGACCTGGGGGCGCGGGAGGTGCCGGCCGCGGGCCGCGCCCGCCGCCCCGGCTGGGCGCTCGACCAGGACACCCTCGCGCTGGGCATCCACGTCGACTTCGACCACCAGGAACGCCGTCCGGACGTACGCCCGGGGCCCGGCACCCCGCCCACGGGCACGCCCGTGCCCGGCCTGACACGCGACCGGCCGACGTGGGCGCTGCGGAAGCCGCCCGACGTGGGACTGCCGACGGAACAGCGCGAGCCCGGTTCCGAGTCCTCGGTGGGGCCGTCCGAGACGGAGGTGGACGCGCCGTTCGAGGTGGCCTTCGACGCGGGCAAGGAGACCGGCCCCCCGGAAGAGCTCCCCGTGCCGGAGGAGGCGCCGCGGCCCGCGGAGCCGCCGCGGTCCCTCTCCCTGCGGGAGCGGTTGCGGCCCAGCCGGCTCGGGGTGTTCCTCGGCTGCCTGCTGGCCGTCGCGCTGCTGCTGTACTGGGTGCCGGCGCTCGGTCTGGACGAGGCCGACCTGGACCGGATGGGCGGTCTGGGACTGATCTCGGTCCTGCCGCTGCCGACGCTGGCCGGCGCGGCGCTGCTGGTCGTGGTCTTCGCCTCGCTGCTCTGGCTGGGCCGCGAGCACAAGGCGCTGCTGCTGCTCACGCTGGTGGCGACGGTGGTCTCGCTGCACGCGCTGCCCGCGGTGATCGAGGCCGAACCGCGGTTCGCGACGGCCTGGCAGCACCTCGGGTTCATCGACCACATCGACCGGACCGGCTCCGCGGTGCCCGACCTGGACGCCCGCTGGAGCTGGCCGGGCTTCTTCGCGGTGGCCGCGTTCGTGGCGCAGGCGTGCGGGGTCACGGACTTCACCGAGGTCATCCGCTGGTGGCCGACGGCGATCCAACTGGCCTACCTGGCACCGATGTTCCTGCTCGTGCGGCACATGCGGGCGAGCTGGCGGGCCAAGTGGACCGGCATCTGGATCTTCGTGCTCAGCGGCTGGGTCGGCCAGGACTACTTCTCCCCGCAGGGCTTCACCTATCTGCTGTACCTGGTGTTCGTGGCGGTCCTGCTCGTCTGGTTCCGCGCCCCGCGCGTGATCTGGACGAAGCGACGGCCCGGTGAGGCGGAGGTCGAACCGACGGACCGCCGCCAGCGGGCCGTGCTGCTCGCGGTGGTGATCGGTCTGTTCGCGGCGAGCGTGCCCGCCCACCAGCTCACCCCGTTCGTGATGCTCGGCGTGCTGACGGTGCTCGTGCTGATCGGCCGCAGCGAACTGCGGGGCCTGCCCGTGCTGTTCGCCGTCATGGTGACCGCCTGGATCGGCTGGATGGCGGAGCCGTACTGGTCGGGCCACTTCGACGACCTGTTCGGCGGGGTCGGGGGCGTCGGCGGCAACGTCTCCTCCTCGGTCTCCGGCCGTATCGAGGGCGGCAGCTCGACCCACAAGCTGGTCCTGTACGTGCGCGTGCTGCTGGCCGGCGGGGTCATGGCGCTGGCCTGCTACGGCTGGTGGCGCCGGCGTGAGCACAAGTACCGGGAAGCGGCGCTGCTCGTCCTGACCTTCGTGCCGTTCCTCGGCTTCGGCATGCAGTCGTACGGCGGCGAGATGGCCCTGCGGGTCTTCATGTTCGCCCTGCCAGGTGCCGGGCTGCTCGCCGCGCTGGCGCTCTTCCCGCGTACCGGCGTCACCGCGAAGGAGCGCGAGAAGGACCGGGTCTCGCTGGCCCCGGTGGCCGCGCTGATGGCGGGTCTGCTGCTCATCGGCGGCTTCCTGGTGGCCCGTTGGGGCAACGAGCCGTTCGAGCGGATCCAGCCCGGCGAGGTCGCCGCCATGGACTACGTCTACGCCCACGACGATCCCTCGGTCCGGGTGCTGTGGCTGTCCAACGACACTGTGGACAACGTGACTCCGGCGATGCCGTGGGGCGCGAAGGACATGGAGAAGGTGTCGTACGTGCCCACCCTCGCACCGGCCGACCCGGTGCTGGTGTCGAGCCTGGTCAAGGCGCTCAGGGACGCGGGCCCGAACTCGTATCTGATGGTCAACGTCAGCCAGGTCACGTATCTGCGCCTCGACGTGGGCTATTCGCGGACGTGGGAGCCGAGGCTGCTCGACAACCTCGACAGCCGCAAGGAGCTCAAGCGGGTTCTCACCAATGACGACGTGACCATGTACGCCCTGCGGGAGCAGCCCGCCGGGAAGGTCCCGAAGGCCGATCCGGGGCCGATCGGGCCTCAGGTGACCTGGACGCCCTGGTCGGTGGTGGGGGCGCTGGCCGCGGTGGCGCTGATCCTGCTGCTGTCGGCCCGTGAGGTGGTGCGGGTCGCGGTGCGGCCGAGTGTGCGTCAACTGCGCTGGCTGCAGAGCAGTTTCTGGTTCTCACTGCCCCTGCTGGCGGTGTTCCTGGCGGCCTTGGTGCAGCGGTTCCTGACGATGAAGTGA